In Rhodococcus pseudokoreensis, the DNA window CGAAACCGTCCAGCTCGGTGTCCAGCGGCTGCTCCTGGTGAGGCCGCCGGGAACGCAGGCCGACGGCGAGGCGGCGCCGTTCGATCTCGCACGCCTCGAGCAGATCCCACTCGTGACGAGCAGCGCGGCACTGCGGGAAAACGACATCGTCGCAACGATATTGCGCCGCGAATCGGTGGTGCCCCGGATCAGCGCCCGGGTGCCCAACCGGCACGCCCAGCTGACGCTGGTCCTCAACGGTTCGGCCAGCGCGTTCCTTCCCTTGAGAATGGCCACGGCAGCACACCGGTTGGGCGCCCACGTATCGGAGACGCGGCCGGCGATCCGCACCCCGTTCGGTATCGTTCACCGCCCTGGAGCGCTGAATCCGGCAGCGAAGAGCTTCGTGATCCAGAGTCACGCAGACCTGGCGCAGTGGAACAGACTGATCACCGAGCATCAAGAATCCGGCGCTTCGCTACTCGAGGCGGCGCTGCTCGCCGACGACGAAATCCACGCCCGAAGGGGCAATCGAGAGGTCTGACCGTCTGCGTAATGCGTTTCAGCCCTGTGCACTCGACCGTGTGACGGCAGGGGGCTCCCACGTCCCGTCGAGGATTGCCTGATCCGGCCAGTACCCGCGCAGGTAGATCGTGAACTCGTCGTCCGGTGCCGGCAGCCAGTTCGCCAGCCGTGCCGGGTCGGTGGGTGCCGCGCCGCCCACGGTCAGGGTCAGCGAACCGTCGTCTCCGTAGGTGAGGTTCTGGTTCTTGGTGCCGAGTGAGAAACGGTCGAGGTCGTTCGGGTGGAAGAAGTGGTGCTTGTTGTAGACCGTCAATGACCAGAACCCGCGCACCGGCGGCAGCTGACCCGCCGGGAACGCCACGGTGTAGGTGCGCGAACCGTGGAGGCGGTCACCCGTGTCGTCGAGATCCTGGTAGTAGTAGACGGTTTCGTTCGGTGTGTTGACGAAGATGTTCGACTTGCCGATCGCGGTGCGCGACAGATAGTCGGTGCCGAACGCGGCGCCGTTGCGTTGCGTGGTCCAGTTGTGCGCGACCGGAATACCGATGTTGCGGAACTCGAACAGTTCCCCGACGACGGCATCCGTGTCCACGGCCGACTGTCGCAGTGCTTCGGCGATACTCGGGTTGTCGCCGGCGGCGGCGAGCACCGAACGGAACCACCCGTACATCGCCTCCTCGCCGGGCAACGCAGGCACCTCGTCGAGCACGTCGCCGAACACCTCGAAGTACTTCTCGGGGTCGACCCATTGGGTTTCGGCCTGATCGCCGGTGGCATCACCACCGCCGAAGGACGGGACTTCCGCCCAGTCCTTCACCTTGACCGTGCCGTCGAACTCCGACAACGGATACACGCTGATGCGGTCGACGAGCGGTGCGATCGCTTCCCGGTCCTCCGCGGTGTCGTCCATGAACACCCGGGGGATCACGACGCCGACGCGGGTGTCGTACCGGAACACGTCGGCGATGCCGTCGGGCACGTCACCGTCCCACGAGGTGGGTGCGAGCAGGTAGAAGCCGGGCGTCGTTCCATACATCTGGCCGAGCCGCACGAACGAGTCGGTGCGCTGGTCGACGACCTGGTACACCCAGAAGCGGTCACCGAAATCGGGAACCTGGACCACCGACGGCCCGCGAACGGAATCGAGAACACCGAATCCGTATGCGACGTCCTGGTTGGGGCACGCAACCACCCGCTCCTCCGGCCGGATGTAGTCGCGCAGCATCCCGATCGTCCCCGGCGGTCCCGCCGGAACGATGCCCGCCAGCAGACCGGGCTCCGGCAGTTGCGCCATCAGGTTTCGCCGGTTGTGCAGGTTCACCAGCGGCCAACCCCATAAATACGCGGCTCTGCCGACCGACCGGGCGTACTCGGCAGTCATCTTCGAACGGCTGAACTGATCCATCCCAGACATACATCGCTCCGTCTCGCGCATCGACTACAGGCGAACAGTCACGACGCTACGGACGACCGCGGTCGGTCGATTCACCCAGAGGAGATGAAACTCGACCGAGCAGCACGGCACACGTACGGCCCTCCGTACTCATCGGGGGTATTCGGGGGGCGGTGAAATTCACACGAGACGCGCGGGAGTGCGGGCTTCGCGCGG includes these proteins:
- a CDS encoding LysR family transcriptional regulator, which codes for MDIRQLEYFLAVVEHGGVNRAAGHLHVAQASLSQGIRQLERELKLTLFHRTGRNLVLNPAGQLLVEPARKVLDDLLAAQDIMRGARELHVGSITIGTMPEMSSEAVAAWSGTFTRLHPDIRIDLSEYASAADLCDEVLTGQCELGFTTFPVPTDNLETVQLGVQRLLLVRPPGTQADGEAAPFDLARLEQIPLVTSSAALRENDIVATILRRESVVPRISARVPNRHAQLTLVLNGSASAFLPLRMATAAHRLGAHVSETRPAIRTPFGIVHRPGALNPAAKSFVIQSHADLAQWNRLITEHQESGASLLEAALLADDEIHARRGNREV
- a CDS encoding DUF1214 domain-containing protein gives rise to the protein MSGMDQFSRSKMTAEYARSVGRAAYLWGWPLVNLHNRRNLMAQLPEPGLLAGIVPAGPPGTIGMLRDYIRPEERVVACPNQDVAYGFGVLDSVRGPSVVQVPDFGDRFWVYQVVDQRTDSFVRLGQMYGTTPGFYLLAPTSWDGDVPDGIADVFRYDTRVGVVIPRVFMDDTAEDREAIAPLVDRISVYPLSEFDGTVKVKDWAEVPSFGGGDATGDQAETQWVDPEKYFEVFGDVLDEVPALPGEEAMYGWFRSVLAAAGDNPSIAEALRQSAVDTDAVVGELFEFRNIGIPVAHNWTTQRNGAAFGTDYLSRTAIGKSNIFVNTPNETVYYYQDLDDTGDRLHGSRTYTVAFPAGQLPPVRGFWSLTVYNKHHFFHPNDLDRFSLGTKNQNLTYGDDGSLTLTVGGAAPTDPARLANWLPAPDDEFTIYLRGYWPDQAILDGTWEPPAVTRSSAQG